In Aphis gossypii isolate Hap1 unplaced genomic scaffold, ASM2018417v2 Contig00547, whole genome shotgun sequence, the following proteins share a genomic window:
- the LOC126554568 gene encoding putative nuclease HARBI1 isoform X1, translating to MNVPSTSRGLSIERKVIIALRFFAAGSYQMDVGENRHASVSQPSVSRIIEEVTNAFSNPAIFNKFVHFPRNFSELDDVRTRFFSKYGLQGVVGVIDCTHIAITPPKKNDELYPEHIYVNRKGYHSINTQLICDVNLRILNVSARWPGSTHDSHIWNESHVKTFMTSLHDRGFTSYFLLGDSGYALRPWLLTPFLNVEANTPEYRFNEVFCRARSTIERCNGVLKMRFRCLLKDRTLHYSPNKASKIVLACVVLHNLCIEENVPLINEEVEDDDFGIYQAVDNEEMSQSRQNPELVAGLRFRQNIVNRLFTN from the exons ATGAATGTACCGTCTACATCTAGAGGACTCAGTATTGAACGCAAA GTTATTATTGCTTTACGATTTTTTGCTGCTGGAAGTTACCAGATGGATGTTGGTGAAAATCGACATGCATCTGTGTCTCAACCTTCAGTCAGTAGGATTATTGAAGAAGTGACAAATGCGTTTTCCAATCCGgccatatttaataaatttgttcattttcCTAGAAATTTCAGTGAGCTGGATGATGTGCgtactag atttttttcaaagtatgGCTTACAAGGAGTTGTTGGTGTTATTGATTGTACACATATTGCTATAACTCCACCAAAGAAAAATGATGAGTTATATCCCGAACACATCTACGTCAATCGTAAAGGATATCATTCAATTAATACTCAACtc ATATGTGATGTCaatttacgtattttaaatgtgtcaGCCCGATGGCCAGGGTCTACCCATGATTCCCACATATGGAATGAAAGTCACGTTAAGACATTTATGACAAGCTTGCATGATCGAGGTTTTACTTCATACTTTTTGTTAG GAGACTCTGGGTATGCTTTGCGGCCATGGTTGTTAACGCCGTTTTTAAACGTCGAAGCTAATACACCGGAATACCGGTTCAATGAAGTTTTTTGTCGTGCGAGATCTACTATCGAACGCTGTAATGGAGTTTTAAAAATGCGTTTTCG CTGTCTTCTCAAAGATCGAACACTGCATTATTCACCCAACAAGGCTTCAAAAATAGTGTTGGCATGTGTTGTGTTACACAATTTGTGTATTGAAGAAAATGTACCTTTAATTAATGAAGAAGTTGAGGATGATGATTTTGGAATTTACCAAGCTGTTGACAATGAAGAAATGTCACAAAGTAGGCAAAACCCGGAACTTGTGGCCGGCCTTCGTTTCCGTCAAAACATTGTTAACAGACTTtttacaaactaa
- the LOC126554568 gene encoding putative nuclease HARBI1 isoform X2, whose protein sequence is MHFTNFFKVIIALRFFAAGSYQMDVGENRHASVSQPSVSRIIEEVTNAFSNPAIFNKFVHFPRNFSELDDVRTRFFSKYGLQGVVGVIDCTHIAITPPKKNDELYPEHIYVNRKGYHSINTQLICDVNLRILNVSARWPGSTHDSHIWNESHVKTFMTSLHDRGFTSYFLLGDSGYALRPWLLTPFLNVEANTPEYRFNEVFCRARSTIERCNGVLKMRFRCLLKDRTLHYSPNKASKIVLACVVLHNLCIEENVPLINEEVEDDDFGIYQAVDNEEMSQSRQNPELVAGLRFRQNIVNRLFTN, encoded by the exons ATGCATTTTACGAATTTTTTTAAGGTTATTATTGCTTTACGATTTTTTGCTGCTGGAAGTTACCAGATGGATGTTGGTGAAAATCGACATGCATCTGTGTCTCAACCTTCAGTCAGTAGGATTATTGAAGAAGTGACAAATGCGTTTTCCAATCCGgccatatttaataaatttgttcattttcCTAGAAATTTCAGTGAGCTGGATGATGTGCgtactag atttttttcaaagtatgGCTTACAAGGAGTTGTTGGTGTTATTGATTGTACACATATTGCTATAACTCCACCAAAGAAAAATGATGAGTTATATCCCGAACACATCTACGTCAATCGTAAAGGATATCATTCAATTAATACTCAACtc ATATGTGATGTCaatttacgtattttaaatgtgtcaGCCCGATGGCCAGGGTCTACCCATGATTCCCACATATGGAATGAAAGTCACGTTAAGACATTTATGACAAGCTTGCATGATCGAGGTTTTACTTCATACTTTTTGTTAG GAGACTCTGGGTATGCTTTGCGGCCATGGTTGTTAACGCCGTTTTTAAACGTCGAAGCTAATACACCGGAATACCGGTTCAATGAAGTTTTTTGTCGTGCGAGATCTACTATCGAACGCTGTAATGGAGTTTTAAAAATGCGTTTTCG CTGTCTTCTCAAAGATCGAACACTGCATTATTCACCCAACAAGGCTTCAAAAATAGTGTTGGCATGTGTTGTGTTACACAATTTGTGTATTGAAGAAAATGTACCTTTAATTAATGAAGAAGTTGAGGATGATGATTTTGGAATTTACCAAGCTGTTGACAATGAAGAAATGTCACAAAGTAGGCAAAACCCGGAACTTGTGGCCGGCCTTCGTTTCCGTCAAAACATTGTTAACAGACTTtttacaaactaa